In the Streptomyces formicae genome, one interval contains:
- a CDS encoding MFS transporter: MRRSPTGAGGGLTDTARRIIRLNYGFQLLFNLLWWMPVFYAYQKTAGLTDAEIFGIQSIYYVAFCLFEIPTGLIADRIGTRNCLRAGAVVMTAANLAPVFSASYTGFLVHFLAIAAGRSLTSGAASAYLYDGLRAEKCDEHYLKAEGTARALGLAAKVVCWPLVGPLMALAHAAPYLLSAVSAAGSLACAVALPRLAGAGDGGNGSGKAADRSDGGRRGGAFLRDAGAALRCVASSRWLALVMVQGVAVFTLSRICQVNLFQPILLDHGIAEASHGGVLAAMTVAEAVGSARPQWLSRRLTPVAWVSLLSLVLAGSLAGMAFGGPWSVVALLCLFAAATGFAYPVQRKLVNDAVPAHAPRATLLSVESIVDRAVCALAAVAVGAYVSAGHLDALLLHSALATALLLGGFQLGLHSGVMKGSQESAPGGVPVVTQDAGGTDGEAFRAAPGAESGRARRG; the protein is encoded by the coding sequence GTGCGCCGCTCACCCACCGGGGCGGGCGGCGGCCTGACGGACACCGCCCGCCGGATCATCCGGCTCAACTACGGCTTCCAGCTGCTGTTCAACCTGCTGTGGTGGATGCCGGTGTTCTACGCCTACCAAAAGACGGCGGGGCTGACGGACGCCGAGATCTTCGGCATCCAGAGCATCTACTACGTGGCGTTCTGCCTGTTCGAGATCCCGACGGGACTGATCGCCGACCGGATCGGCACCCGCAACTGCCTGCGGGCCGGGGCGGTGGTCATGACCGCAGCCAACCTCGCTCCGGTGTTCAGCGCCTCGTACACCGGGTTCCTCGTGCACTTCCTCGCCATCGCCGCGGGCCGCTCGCTCACCTCGGGCGCGGCCAGCGCGTATCTGTACGACGGGCTGCGGGCCGAGAAGTGCGACGAGCACTACCTGAAGGCGGAAGGCACCGCGCGCGCCCTGGGTCTTGCGGCGAAGGTGGTGTGCTGGCCGCTGGTCGGCCCGTTGATGGCCCTCGCCCACGCGGCCCCCTATCTGCTCAGCGCGGTCAGCGCGGCGGGCTCGCTGGCGTGCGCCGTCGCGCTGCCCCGGCTCGCCGGAGCGGGCGACGGCGGCAACGGCAGCGGGAAGGCCGCCGACCGGTCGGACGGCGGGCGCAGGGGCGGCGCCTTCCTGCGGGACGCGGGCGCGGCCCTGCGCTGTGTGGCCTCCTCGCGGTGGCTGGCCCTGGTCATGGTCCAGGGCGTGGCCGTCTTCACGCTCTCCCGGATCTGCCAGGTCAACCTCTTCCAGCCGATCCTGCTCGACCACGGCATCGCGGAGGCCTCGCACGGCGGGGTGCTCGCCGCGATGACGGTGGCGGAGGCGGTGGGCTCGGCCCGGCCGCAGTGGCTCAGCCGCCGCCTCACCCCGGTGGCCTGGGTCTCCCTGCTCAGCCTCGTGCTCGCGGGCAGCCTGGCGGGCATGGCCTTCGGCGGACCGTGGTCCGTGGTGGCGCTGCTCTGCCTGTTCGCCGCCGCGACCGGATTCGCCTACCCGGTCCAGCGCAAGCTGGTGAACGACGCCGTACCCGCGCACGCCCCGCGCGCGACGCTCCTCTCGGTCGAGAGCATCGTGGACCGCGCGGTGTGCGCACTCGCCGCGGTCGCCGTGGGCGCGTACGTCTCCGCCGGGCACCTGGACGCGCTGCTGCTGCACAGCGCGCTGGCGACGGCGCTCCTACTCGGGGGCTTCCAACTGGGCCTGCACAGTGGGGTCATGAAGGGTAGTCAGGAATCGGCACCCGGCGGTGTCCCGGTCGTGACGCAAGACGCCGGGGGAACGGACGGTGAAGCCTTCCGCGCCGCTCCCGGGGCCGAATCCGGCAGGGCGCGGCGCGGATGA
- a CDS encoding nitroreductase, protein MDVYEAVDSRRAVRAFTDEPVPKETLERVLAAATRAPSSGNLQPWHVYVVTGEPLAELKKRATARARAGDPGDEREYPMHPADLASPYLDRFAAAAAQRYAALGIERDDPDRPRKIAALNTDAFGAPVVLFCYLDRAMGPGQWADAGMYLQTVMLLLRAEGLHSCPQVMWTMYRETVARAVGADEGLALLCGVAVGFEKEGVPRLRTGRADMTETVSFIGG, encoded by the coding sequence GTGGACGTGTACGAAGCCGTGGACAGTCGCCGGGCAGTGCGGGCGTTCACCGATGAGCCGGTGCCCAAGGAGACACTCGAACGAGTGCTGGCCGCCGCTACGCGGGCTCCGTCGAGCGGGAACCTCCAGCCGTGGCACGTGTACGTCGTCACCGGCGAGCCCCTGGCCGAGCTCAAGAAGCGCGCGACGGCCAGGGCACGGGCCGGGGACCCGGGTGACGAGCGGGAGTACCCGATGCACCCGGCCGACCTGGCCTCGCCGTATCTGGACCGTTTCGCCGCCGCGGCCGCCCAGCGTTACGCGGCGCTGGGAATCGAGCGCGACGACCCCGACAGGCCCAGAAAGATCGCCGCCTTGAACACGGACGCGTTCGGGGCACCCGTCGTCCTGTTCTGCTACCTCGACCGCGCGATGGGACCGGGGCAGTGGGCGGACGCGGGGATGTACTTGCAGACGGTCATGCTGCTGCTGCGGGCCGAGGGGCTGCACAGCTGCCCTCAGGTGATGTGGACGATGTACCGCGAGACCGTCGCCCGGGCGGTCGGAGCCGATGAGGGGCTCGCGCTGCTCTGTGGTGTCGCCGTCGGATTCGAGAAGGAGGGCGTCCCCCGACTGCGCACCGGGCGGGCGGACATGACAGAGACGGTGAGCTTCATCGGCGGGTGA
- a CDS encoding VOC family protein — translation MPVTGPDFISLQVRDLDASQAFYEQYLGLVRSQAGPPHAVVFETKPIAFALRDVIPGTDLASVPQPGIGAAIWLHATGVQAIHDALVADGHTIVSAPIDGPFGRTFAFADPDGYHVTLHDRA, via the coding sequence ATGCCCGTCACCGGCCCTGACTTCATCTCCCTCCAGGTGCGCGACCTCGACGCTTCACAGGCGTTCTACGAGCAGTACCTCGGCCTCGTCCGCTCGCAGGCCGGACCTCCGCACGCCGTCGTGTTCGAGACGAAGCCGATCGCGTTCGCGCTCCGCGACGTCATTCCCGGCACCGATCTCGCATCCGTTCCCCAGCCCGGCATCGGCGCCGCGATCTGGCTCCACGCCACCGGCGTCCAGGCCATCCACGACGCACTCGTCGCCGACGGTCACACCATCGTCTCCGCACCGATAGACGGACCCTTCGGCCGCACCTTCGCCTTCGCCGACCCCGACGGCTACCACGTCACGCTCCACGACCGCGCCTGA
- a CDS encoding MarR family winged helix-turn-helix transcriptional regulator: protein MSQSGAGIDLDKSLGYLLKEASSALRAAMEEVLRPLGMTVTHYSCLELLAQRPGLSNSELARGAFVTRQSMNVLLQALERDGYVTRPTEAPVGKALPARLTPRGRRSLEKATVAVRSVEVRMLSGMSETEQAGAFRILQSMIHSLREGSDGA from the coding sequence ATGAGTCAAAGCGGTGCGGGCATCGACCTGGACAAATCACTGGGCTACTTGCTGAAAGAGGCTTCGAGCGCCCTGCGCGCGGCCATGGAGGAGGTGCTGCGACCCCTGGGGATGACCGTGACGCACTACTCCTGCCTCGAACTGCTCGCCCAACGGCCGGGCTTGTCGAACTCCGAGCTCGCGCGGGGCGCGTTCGTGACGCGGCAGTCGATGAACGTACTGCTCCAGGCACTGGAACGGGACGGCTACGTGACCAGGCCCACGGAGGCACCCGTCGGGAAGGCCCTTCCCGCGCGGCTCACACCTCGCGGTCGGCGCAGCCTGGAGAAGGCGACCGTGGCGGTACGGTCCGTCGAGGTCAGAATGCTGTCCGGCATGAGCGAGACGGAGCAGGCCGGCGCGTTCCGGATCTTGCAGAGCATGATCCACTCCCTGCGCGAGGGAAGCGACGGCGCCTAG
- a CDS encoding MerR family transcriptional regulator translates to MAWPIAEVARMSGVTARTLRHYDDIDLLSPAWVGANGHRYYEERQLLRLQQVLVLRALGLGLPEIGRILAAQVDELEALRGHCRRLLAERDRLDVLAGTVARTIAELEQSRKDGTDMISISRPENLFEGIRSAHCMKALHGFPELVGTVERHTAAMSTAEREADERERTAQMIRLAELLAVGLPADADEVQAEIDAQYRTLARIRAATAEEYCAIGRTCVEDEHWRAAYEGIAPGLAAYQRAAIEAYAATRLR, encoded by the coding sequence ATGGCGTGGCCGATCGCGGAAGTCGCCCGGATGTCGGGTGTGACGGCCCGGACGCTGCGGCACTACGACGACATCGACCTGCTGTCACCGGCCTGGGTCGGGGCCAACGGCCACCGTTACTACGAGGAGCGGCAACTGCTGCGGTTGCAGCAGGTGCTCGTGCTGCGGGCGCTGGGCCTCGGGCTGCCTGAGATCGGCCGGATCCTGGCCGCGCAGGTCGATGAGCTGGAGGCCCTGCGGGGGCATTGCCGTCGACTGCTCGCCGAGCGGGACCGGCTGGACGTCCTGGCAGGCACCGTCGCCCGCACGATCGCCGAACTGGAGCAGTCGAGGAAGGACGGCACAGACATGATCAGCATCAGCCGACCGGAGAACCTGTTCGAGGGCATCCGGTCCGCCCACTGCATGAAGGCCCTGCACGGCTTCCCGGAGCTGGTGGGGACCGTCGAGCGGCACACCGCGGCCATGAGCACGGCCGAGCGCGAGGCCGACGAGCGCGAGCGCACGGCGCAGATGATCCGCCTTGCGGAGCTGTTGGCCGTCGGCCTGCCCGCCGACGCCGATGAGGTGCAGGCCGAGATCGACGCCCAGTACCGGACGCTGGCCCGGATCAGGGCGGCCACCGCCGAGGAGTACTGCGCGATCGGGCGCACCTGCGTGGAGGACGAGCACTGGCGCGCGGCCTACGAGGGGATCGCGCCGGGCCTGGCCGCGTACCAGCGGGCCGCCATCGAGGCGTACGCCGCGACCCGGCTGCGCTGA
- a CDS encoding aldo/keto reductase: MSLKNILPGRLGFGTAPLGNMFRAIPDDEARATVEAAWDQGIRYFDTAPFYGAGLAEERLGEVLSAKPRDAYVLSTKVGRVILDEHETDVPDFGEKGGLFEHGNPNKILHEWTAEATERSIEGSLKRLGTDRLDVVWVHDIAQDFHGDAWLAKFEEARTGAFRVLSRLRDEGVIKAWGLGVNKTEPIELTLALDEPKPDGFLLAGRYTLLDHEHALTRLLPMAQEQGVDMVVGGPYSSGILAGGTHFEYQQAPAEIIERVGKLKALTEKHGISIKAAALQFSLAHPASAAVVPGATRPSRIAEDTAALNETVPAAFWTDVRAEGLVSPAAPLPDNA; encoded by the coding sequence ATGTCACTCAAGAACATCCTTCCCGGCCGTCTCGGCTTCGGTACGGCTCCGCTCGGCAACATGTTCCGCGCGATCCCCGACGACGAGGCCCGTGCCACCGTCGAGGCCGCCTGGGACCAGGGCATCCGCTACTTCGACACCGCTCCCTTCTACGGCGCGGGACTCGCCGAGGAGCGGCTCGGCGAGGTCCTGTCGGCCAAGCCGCGTGACGCGTACGTCCTGTCCACCAAGGTCGGCCGCGTCATCCTCGACGAGCACGAGACGGACGTCCCGGACTTCGGCGAGAAGGGCGGCCTGTTCGAGCACGGCAACCCGAACAAGATCCTGCACGAGTGGACCGCCGAGGCCACCGAGCGTTCCATCGAGGGGAGCCTCAAGCGCCTGGGCACCGACCGGCTCGACGTCGTCTGGGTCCACGACATCGCCCAGGACTTCCACGGCGACGCCTGGCTCGCCAAGTTCGAGGAGGCCCGCACCGGCGCCTTCCGCGTCCTGTCCCGGCTGCGTGACGAGGGCGTCATCAAGGCCTGGGGCCTCGGCGTCAACAAGACCGAGCCCATCGAGCTGACCCTCGCCCTCGACGAGCCGAAGCCCGACGGCTTCCTCCTCGCCGGCCGCTACACCCTCCTCGACCACGAGCACGCGCTCACCCGCCTGCTGCCCATGGCCCAGGAGCAGGGCGTCGACATGGTCGTCGGCGGCCCCTACAGCTCCGGCATCCTCGCGGGCGGCACCCACTTCGAGTACCAGCAGGCTCCCGCCGAGATCATCGAGCGCGTCGGCAAGCTGAAGGCTCTCACCGAGAAGCACGGCATCAGCATCAAGGCCGCCGCCCTGCAGTTCTCCCTCGCCCACCCCGCGTCCGCCGCCGTCGTCCCCGGTGCCACCCGGCCCAGCCGCATCGCCGAGGACACCGCGGCCCTGAACGAGACCGTCCCTGCCGCGTTCTGGACCGACGTGCGTGCCGAGGGCCTGGTCAGCCCGGCCGCCCCGCTCCCCGACAACGCCTGA
- a CDS encoding SRPBCC family protein has protein sequence MASTSVSRTVPAPPDKVWSLIGGFDALPDWLPYIPESTALEGGRVRRLTNPDGDVIIERLVDFNEAERHYSYAILQAPFPVGGYVSTLRVHTVPDRDDVAEVQWSGRFTPVGATEEEVVDLFTGIYADGLDALHTALTA, from the coding sequence ATGGCCTCCACGTCCGTCTCGCGCACCGTCCCCGCCCCGCCCGACAAGGTGTGGAGCCTCATCGGAGGCTTCGACGCCCTCCCCGACTGGCTCCCCTACATCCCCGAGAGCACCGCCCTCGAAGGCGGGCGCGTCCGGCGCCTGACCAACCCCGACGGCGACGTCATCATCGAGCGCCTCGTCGACTTCAACGAGGCCGAGCGCCACTACAGCTACGCCATCCTCCAGGCCCCGTTCCCCGTCGGCGGCTATGTCTCCACCCTCCGGGTCCACACGGTTCCCGACCGTGACGACGTCGCCGAGGTGCAGTGGTCGGGCCGCTTCACCCCCGTCGGAGCCACCGAGGAGGAGGTCGTCGACCTGTTCACCGGGATATACGCCGACGGCCTCGACGCCCTGCACACGGCCCTCACCGCCTGA
- a CDS encoding STAS domain-containing protein, giving the protein MAQGTPFTIETLDVLDTVLIHATGEIDLHNIGELAQALASHEHRLCELDLSQTTFIDSTTLTTLLGHRRRATAHGGALRLIDASPNVQRVFDITGTAHLFGP; this is encoded by the coding sequence GTGGCACAAGGCACACCGTTCACCATCGAGACCCTCGACGTCCTCGACACGGTCCTGATTCACGCGACGGGCGAAATCGACCTCCACAACATCGGGGAACTGGCACAGGCACTGGCCTCCCACGAACACCGACTCTGCGAGCTCGACCTCTCCCAGACCACCTTCATCGACTCCACCACCCTCACCACGCTCCTCGGCCACCGCCGCCGCGCGACAGCTCACGGCGGCGCACTCCGCCTGATCGACGCCTCCCCGAACGTCCAGCGCGTTTTCGACATCACCGGCACCGCCCACCTCTTCGGCCCCTGA
- a CDS encoding acyltransferase family protein has product MPFAPSVPHNRPSARASPAPQRTRDPFFDNAKYLLVTLVVIGHIWGSLLPAELDTVRGAYFVVYLFHMPAFILLCGYFSRGFTGRPDQVRALIARVLVPYLVFTVAYRALYTVIWGSSFALTPTEPTYLLWFLVALFLWRLTTPVWQAIRYAVPVAVVISLGAGLTGMDYELALPRVLMFLPWFVLGLRLRPEHFHRLRTPLCRASAVVVLLVALGSAYVMAPSHDVRWLHMQYSNDDLHSAWPDYLMTRMFLFAVSAALVAAFFALVPTRRTPFTALGAVTMFPFLTHGLLVQIGQAYGAGDQLARLGALAVVVTPLLGVAVSVLFSSAPVRRVLRPVVEPRFPRRLVREQHQDVSTAASVCDARRGNDESPSGANPLK; this is encoded by the coding sequence ATGCCGTTCGCCCCGTCCGTCCCCCACAACCGCCCCTCCGCCCGCGCCTCACCGGCGCCGCAGCGGACCCGTGACCCGTTCTTCGACAACGCGAAGTACCTGCTCGTGACCCTGGTCGTCATCGGCCACATCTGGGGCTCGCTGCTTCCCGCCGAACTGGACACGGTCCGGGGCGCGTACTTCGTCGTCTATCTCTTCCACATGCCGGCGTTCATTCTGCTGTGCGGCTACTTCTCCCGCGGCTTCACCGGGCGCCCCGACCAGGTCAGAGCGCTCATCGCCCGCGTGCTCGTCCCTTATCTCGTCTTCACCGTCGCCTACAGGGCCCTTTACACGGTGATCTGGGGCTCCTCCTTCGCGCTCACGCCGACCGAGCCCACGTACCTTCTCTGGTTCCTGGTGGCGCTCTTCCTGTGGCGCCTCACCACCCCGGTGTGGCAGGCGATCCGCTACGCGGTGCCCGTCGCCGTGGTGATCTCCCTCGGCGCCGGTCTGACGGGCATGGACTACGAGCTGGCGCTGCCCCGGGTCCTGATGTTCCTGCCCTGGTTCGTCCTCGGGCTCCGGCTCCGCCCGGAGCACTTCCACCGGCTGCGCACCCCCCTCTGCCGCGCGTCCGCCGTGGTGGTCCTGCTGGTCGCTCTCGGGTCCGCGTACGTCATGGCCCCCTCACATGACGTCCGGTGGCTGCACATGCAGTACAGCAACGACGACCTGCACAGCGCGTGGCCGGACTACCTGATGACCCGGATGTTCCTCTTCGCCGTCTCGGCCGCGCTGGTCGCCGCCTTCTTCGCGCTGGTGCCCACGCGGCGTACTCCCTTCACCGCGCTCGGCGCGGTGACCATGTTCCCCTTCCTGACGCACGGCCTGCTGGTGCAGATCGGCCAGGCGTACGGCGCCGGCGACCAGCTCGCGCGGCTCGGAGCCCTGGCCGTCGTCGTCACGCCATTGCTGGGCGTCGCCGTGAGCGTGCTGTTCTCGTCCGCGCCCGTGCGCCGCGTCCTGCGGCCCGTGGTCGAGCCGCGCTTCCCACGCCGTCTCGTGCGAGAGCAGCACCAGGACGTCAGCACGGCGGCCTCCGTGTGCGACGCCCGACGCGGGAACGACGAATCGCCCTCGGGTGCGAACCCTTTGAAGTGA
- a CDS encoding alpha/beta fold hydrolase, producing MLKVRPAVTAAAALVCLGLVSGCASPAGDPGRGSEAGAAKSTAPKPSGARSSAPAPPPDHEPVAYEPSWPDTTVRTARGHRVNTCVPKDLRSKATTLTTSDKVHLSALVLGDGPDGVLLDHEQGYSICSFVDIGRQLAERGYHVVIPEYRNHGASEDVAENEHIDRDARAGLAELRRVGAKRVFLAGASCGGTTAAVAGVDTPLRVVGLLMMSSPARCGGVDGVAAVKKLNVPTLLVASPGDMQGNVEKQVREVYAASVARKKELLIQKGEWHGTSMIKRAGASGAALQDRVITFVVDSYAAAR from the coding sequence GTGCTGAAAGTCAGACCTGCCGTTACCGCTGCCGCCGCGCTGGTGTGTCTGGGCCTGGTGTCGGGCTGCGCGAGCCCGGCCGGGGACCCCGGGCGTGGCTCGGAAGCGGGAGCCGCGAAGTCCACCGCGCCGAAGCCCTCCGGGGCGCGGAGCAGCGCTCCCGCGCCACCGCCGGACCATGAGCCGGTCGCGTACGAGCCGAGCTGGCCCGACACCACGGTGCGCACGGCACGGGGGCACCGCGTCAACACCTGCGTGCCCAAGGACCTGAGGAGCAAAGCCACCACGCTGACGACCAGTGACAAGGTGCACCTGTCGGCTCTGGTCCTGGGGGACGGACCCGACGGTGTTCTCCTGGATCACGAGCAGGGCTACAGCATCTGCTCGTTCGTCGACATCGGACGGCAGTTGGCCGAGCGTGGCTACCACGTGGTGATCCCCGAGTACCGCAATCACGGTGCGTCCGAGGACGTGGCCGAGAACGAGCACATCGACCGGGACGCCCGTGCCGGTCTTGCGGAGCTGCGGCGTGTCGGCGCGAAGAGGGTGTTCCTGGCGGGGGCGTCGTGCGGGGGAACGACGGCAGCGGTCGCCGGGGTCGATACGCCCTTGCGCGTGGTGGGCCTGTTGATGATGTCCTCGCCCGCCCGGTGCGGCGGGGTGGACGGCGTGGCGGCCGTCAAGAAGCTGAACGTTCCGACGCTTCTCGTGGCGTCGCCCGGTGACATGCAAGGAAACGTGGAGAAGCAGGTCCGTGAGGTCTACGCGGCCTCCGTTGCCCGCAAGAAGGAACTGCTCATCCAGAAGGGCGAATGGCACGGAACGAGCATGATCAAGCGGGCCGGTGCGTCAGGGGCCGCGTTGCAGGACCGGGTCATCACGTTCGTGGTGGATTCCTACGCCGCCGCCCGATGA
- a CDS encoding alpha/beta hydrolase translates to MMKRHHRTGASARPLGLSAAVLAAAAAAFTYTAAPGAAAPSGATGQSASPSSGGTRTVRYDLGARAWHVPQTGEPGELAGVVHYPADLGTGRHPLIVMLHGLHDTCADRKAEAERAAAERDGDDAAYEAANAKLSAWPCAPGTPALPSSRGYDYLGRELAARGFVVVSVGANGINASSVTGDDNAAARADLINRHLRMWQQLSSRGKGELAGKFTDPATGAARHVGFAHHVDMGNVGVMGHSRAGAGATWQAADKHRGRWPKGVDVKAVAAVAPAYNVMTEDMTNYTITRTPFVALRGSCDGQVGGEALSFAADAARGNRSGFHRFAIPGANHNYFNTQWSPRSRQVGAFDDAMPVKGHPGQCTDREGGAPTRQLTEPRQRRAATTYLGAFFRRYLLGDTGQDQVLAGAR, encoded by the coding sequence ATGATGAAGCGACACCACCGCACGGGGGCTTCGGCTCGTCCGCTGGGCCTGTCGGCGGCGGTGCTGGCCGCAGCGGCGGCAGCCTTCACGTATACCGCCGCACCCGGTGCCGCGGCACCGAGCGGGGCGACGGGGCAGAGCGCGTCGCCTTCGTCCGGGGGCACCAGGACGGTCCGCTACGACCTGGGCGCCAGGGCCTGGCACGTGCCGCAGACGGGTGAACCGGGCGAGCTGGCCGGAGTGGTGCACTACCCCGCCGACCTGGGTACCGGGCGGCATCCACTGATCGTGATGCTGCACGGCCTGCACGACACCTGCGCCGACCGGAAGGCCGAAGCGGAACGCGCCGCCGCCGAACGCGATGGGGACGATGCCGCGTACGAAGCCGCCAACGCCAAGCTGTCCGCCTGGCCGTGTGCGCCGGGCACGCCCGCCCTGCCCAGCTCACGCGGATACGACTACCTGGGCCGCGAGCTGGCCGCTCGGGGGTTCGTCGTGGTCTCGGTCGGCGCCAACGGCATCAACGCCTCCTCCGTGACAGGGGATGACAATGCTGCCGCACGGGCGGATCTCATCAACCGGCATCTGCGCATGTGGCAGCAGCTCAGCTCCCGGGGCAAGGGTGAGCTCGCGGGGAAGTTCACCGACCCGGCGACCGGAGCGGCGCGACACGTCGGCTTCGCCCACCACGTGGACATGGGCAACGTGGGGGTCATGGGGCATTCCAGGGCAGGGGCCGGGGCGACCTGGCAGGCGGCCGACAAGCATCGGGGGCGGTGGCCCAAGGGCGTCGACGTCAAGGCGGTGGCGGCGGTGGCGCCCGCCTACAACGTGATGACGGAGGACATGACCAACTACACGATCACCCGGACCCCCTTCGTCGCCCTTCGGGGATCATGCGACGGGCAGGTCGGCGGTGAGGCACTCTCGTTCGCGGCCGACGCGGCCCGAGGGAACCGGAGCGGTTTCCACCGGTTCGCGATCCCCGGCGCGAACCACAACTACTTCAACACGCAGTGGTCGCCCCGGAGCCGTCAGGTCGGGGCCTTCGACGACGCCATGCCGGTGAAAGGGCACCCCGGGCAGTGCACTGACCGCGAGGGCGGGGCACCGACCAGGCAGCTGACCGAGCCGCGACAGCGCCGTGCCGCCACCACGTACCTCGGCGCCTTTTTCCGCCGCTACCTCCTCGGCGACACCGGGCAGGACCAGGTACTGGCGGGGGCTCGCTGA
- a CDS encoding trypsin-like serine peptidase: protein MRLRRALGAAAGAAALILLPGLPAYADPGDPTPRGEATAPTAVDKAEEPATPATPPPPVPAGGDEDARGFTPADADDYWTPERMRAAKPVQEQEAKRFSAPTRMPRSASRPFEGLPIVGTFFWNDGTNTGRFCGGTVVKSSGKNIVMSAGHCFDDQDARKNLTFVPQYDDGKKPHGAFTVRPGRIYVDKRYLSKGPDAAADLDFNFLQLEPRGGKNVEDVVGGAELKINAGYDHSPVRLIGYPANQKRPLDCTDKTVRYNSTDPKIPGSFLRIQCDKYSGGASGGPFLIKQGTGWGIIGVIGGWKTGGDKDDISYSSYLDGDAKALYDDAVNNRQPAGRGVLGKAETWKHAETMAGGYFTDGNPGTWDYSDLIVRWSDGEVTLYRGSGEDADNFDKEIRLTGPNDTWKHAATMAAGDFTGADRDDLIVRWSDGELTLYPDVDEKGFHGEVQLQKPNALWKNATSITGGRYTSDNKWSDDLLVRWSDGEVTLYTNVNRDGFHGEKQLSAPNGTWKHASTLTSGDFTGNDQHDLMVRWTDGELTLYKDIDQNGFHGETQVKKPNRLWEHATVLAAGDYTENRHPDDFLVRWSDGEVSMYPDADETGLNREITLVYPPA, encoded by the coding sequence ATGAGATTGCGCAGAGCGCTGGGCGCCGCGGCGGGGGCCGCGGCACTGATTCTGCTGCCGGGCCTTCCGGCGTACGCAGATCCCGGCGATCCGACGCCCAGGGGGGAAGCCACCGCGCCCACGGCGGTGGACAAGGCTGAGGAACCTGCCACCCCCGCCACCCCGCCGCCTCCGGTCCCGGCAGGCGGTGACGAGGACGCGCGCGGGTTCACACCGGCCGACGCCGACGACTACTGGACGCCTGAGCGCATGCGGGCCGCGAAGCCCGTCCAGGAGCAGGAGGCCAAGCGGTTCTCCGCTCCGACCAGGATGCCGCGCTCGGCCAGTCGGCCGTTCGAAGGGCTGCCGATCGTCGGCACCTTCTTCTGGAACGACGGCACCAACACCGGCCGCTTCTGCGGCGGCACGGTCGTCAAGAGTTCCGGCAAGAACATCGTGATGAGTGCCGGTCACTGCTTCGACGACCAGGACGCGCGCAAGAACCTTACGTTCGTGCCGCAGTACGACGACGGCAAGAAGCCGCACGGAGCCTTCACCGTCAGGCCCGGACGCATCTACGTCGACAAGCGGTACCTGTCCAAGGGTCCTGACGCCGCCGCGGACCTCGACTTCAACTTCCTGCAGCTCGAGCCGCGCGGCGGGAAGAACGTCGAGGACGTCGTCGGCGGAGCCGAGCTGAAGATCAACGCCGGGTACGACCACTCCCCGGTCCGTCTGATCGGCTACCCCGCCAACCAGAAGCGCCCGCTGGACTGCACGGACAAGACCGTCCGCTACAACAGCACCGACCCGAAGATTCCCGGCAGTTTCCTGCGCATCCAGTGCGACAAGTACTCCGGCGGCGCCTCGGGCGGCCCGTTCCTCATCAAGCAGGGCACCGGCTGGGGCATCATCGGCGTCATCGGCGGCTGGAAGACCGGCGGCGACAAGGACGACATCTCCTACAGCTCGTACCTCGACGGCGACGCCAAGGCGCTGTACGACGACGCGGTCAACAACCGGCAGCCTGCCGGGCGCGGCGTCCTGGGCAAGGCCGAGACCTGGAAGCACGCCGAGACGATGGCCGGTGGCTACTTCACCGACGGCAACCCCGGTACGTGGGACTACTCCGACCTGATCGTGCGCTGGTCCGACGGTGAGGTCACCCTGTACCGCGGTTCCGGTGAGGACGCGGACAACTTCGACAAGGAGATCCGCCTCACCGGGCCCAACGACACCTGGAAGCACGCCGCCACCATGGCGGCCGGGGACTTCACCGGTGCCGACCGCGACGACCTCATCGTCCGCTGGTCCGACGGCGAGCTGACGCTCTACCCCGACGTGGACGAGAAGGGCTTCCATGGCGAGGTCCAGCTGCAGAAGCCCAACGCCCTGTGGAAGAACGCCACCTCCATCACCGGGGGCCGCTACACGAGCGACAACAAGTGGAGCGACGACCTGCTGGTGCGCTGGAGCGACGGCGAGGTCACCCTCTACACCAACGTCAACCGTGACGGCTTCCACGGCGAGAAGCAGCTGTCCGCGCCCAACGGGACCTGGAAGCACGCCTCGACGCTCACCTCGGGCGACTTCACCGGAAACGACCAGCACGACCTGATGGTCCGTTGGACGGATGGCGAGCTGACGCTCTACAAGGACATCGACCAGAACGGCTTCCACGGCGAAACTCAGGTCAAGAAGCCCAACCGGCTCTGGGAACACGCCACGGTCCTCGCCGCGGGCGACTACACCGAGAACCGTCACCCGGACGACTTCCTGGTGCGCTGGTCCGACGGCGAGGTCTCGATGTACCCGGACGCCGACGAGACGGGCCTGAACCGCGAGATCACCCTGGTGTACCCGCCTGCGTGA